In Dioscorea cayenensis subsp. rotundata cultivar TDr96_F1 chromosome 9, TDr96_F1_v2_PseudoChromosome.rev07_lg8_w22 25.fasta, whole genome shotgun sequence, a genomic segment contains:
- the LOC120269015 gene encoding uncharacterized protein LOC120269015 isoform X1 yields the protein MNPFFNQIHGRGTPSNPPPQQTMPFNPNHFPHLPIPCPSPAFPNPQNPQPVNMAAQFGAMQQNMHNALQNQQVLALVQQNLNQIVGLLNGQICPPNPALVPPFSSGIVNHQGGLGVGSSSFGSGGASGVLPGKNHEMQSFSGVHGGGRSGVREFSGASRMSGSPMSGSPMKGQHGRGRMMPQNGGRYQPQVRPVKDGESGILNTESSSNNNFTKTFHRSGEREATQMRFQKSQFHHGIYAKGGVRPFAKNGGQGQQNWKERNHQFNKGSKQAPIECKRPIPINYTENEIKAWREARRKNFPTNANIAKKLAGNVKNVEDADGDDAKLRRQQLKEILAQQAKLGVEVAEVPSSYLSDSENLVSNSKADRKDFRHGRKSWNARGRLQRNDNKRRNNHYQDKPCGKRPKFANDGTSKNPSKIREPTLLQKLLSKEIKKDKSKLLQVFRFMVMNSFFEHWPEKPLEFPVITIKDPDSENVAAVETDTLLNGLESTPASGKNENERIDELDTAVDDVESGPIDGCESDGDNGGSASSSEGEDNQNENLYEKLEEGEITE from the exons ATGAATCCGTTCTTCAACCAAATTCATGGCCGAGGAACACCCTCAAATCCTCCTCCCCAGCAG ACCATGCCGTTCAACCCAAATCACTTCCCTCACTTGCCAATCCCTTGCCCATCCCCGGCTTTTCCCAATCCTCAGAACCCTCAGCCTGTCAACATGGCTGCGCAATTTGGGGCAATGCAGCAGAACATGCACAACGCGCTTCAGAACCAGCAGGTTCTTGCCCTTGTGCAGCAGAATCTGAATCAGATTGTTGGTTTGTTAAATGGGCAGATTTGCCCACCAAACCCTGCTTTGGTTCCCCCTTTCAGCTCTGGAATTGTGAATCACCAAGGTGGTCTTGGTGTTGGTAGTTCTAGTTTTGGTAGTGGTGGTGCTAGTGGTGTGTTGCCAGGGAAAAATCATGAAATGCAGTCTTTTTCTGGTGTTCATGGTGGGGGGAGGAGTGGTGTGAGAGAATTTTCAGGTGCTAGTAGGATGTCAGGATCCCCGATGTCCGGGAGCCCAATGAAAGGTCAACATGGCAGGGGGAGGATGATGCCCCAGAATGGTGGACGTTACCAGCCTCAG GTCCGTCCTGTAAAGGATGGTGAAAGTGGTATTTTAAACACTGAAAGTTCTTCAAACAATAATTTCACAAAAACTTTCCATAGATCCGGGGAGAGAGAAGCAACACAAATGAG ATTTCAGAAATCCCAATTCCATCATGGTATATATGCTAAGGGGGGAGTCAGGCCTTTTGCTAAAAATGGTGGACAAG GCCAACAAAAttggaaagaaagaaaccatCAGTTTAACAAGGGCAGCAAGCAAGCTCCAATTGAATGCAAAAG GCCAATTCCTATAAACTATACTGAGAATGAAATCAAAGCATGGCGTGAAGCACGCAGGAAGAACTTCCCCACCAATGCCAACATTGCTAAG AAGTTGGCAGGAAATGTTAAAAATGTTGAAGATGCAGATGGAGATGATGCTAAATTGCGTCGTCAG CAACTTAAAGAAATCTTAGCCCAGCAGGCAAAGTTAGGTGTGGAAGTTGCTGAAGTTCCTTCTAGTTATCTCTCTGATTCTGAAAACCTTGTCTCTAATTCAAAAGCGGATCGAAAGGATTTCCGACATGGAAGAAAGAGCTGGAATGCAAGAGGTAGACTGCAGAGGAATGACAACAAACGGCGAAACAATCACTACCAAGATAAGCCATGTGGTAAAAGGCCTAAGTTCGCAAATGATGGCACATCGAAAAACCCTTCTAAAATAAGAGAACCAACACTTCTGCAGAAACTTCTAAGCAAAGAGATTAAGAAAGACAAGAGCAAGCTTTTACAGGTTTTCAGGTTCATGGTCATGAATTCTTTCTTCGAACATTGGCCAGAGAAACCTCTGGAATTTCCAGTTATCACAATAAAAGATCCAGACAGCGAGAATGTGGCTGCTGTTGAGACAGATACACTTCTGAATGGACTAGAAAGCACTCCTGCCTCTGGAAAAAACGAAAATGAGAGGATTGATGAACTTGATACTGCTGTAGATGATGTAGAGTCTGGACCTATTGATGGTTGTGAGAGTGATGGGGACAATGGTGGAAGTGCAAGTTCCTCTGAAGGTGAAGATAACCAAAATGAAAATCTATATGAAAAATTAGAGGAAGGAGAAATCACTGAATAG
- the LOC120269015 gene encoding uncharacterized protein LOC120269015 isoform X2: MNPFFNQIHGRGTPSNPPPQQTMPFNPNHFPHLPIPCPSPAFPNPQNPQPVNMAAQFGAMQQNMHNALQNQQVLALVQQNLNQIVGLLNGQICPPNPALVPPFSSGIVNHQGGLGVGSSSFGSGGASGVLPGKNHEMQSFSGVHGGGRSGVREFSGASRMSGSPMSGSPMKGQHGRGRMMPQNGGRYQPQVRPVKDGESGILNTESSSNNNFTKTFHRSGEREATQMRFQKSQFHHGIYAKGGVRPFAKNGGQGQQNWKERNHQFNKGSKQAPIECKRPIPINYTENEIKAWREARRKNFPTNANIAKKLAGNVKNVEDADGDDAKLRRQQLKEILAQQAKLADRKDFRHGRKSWNARGRLQRNDNKRRNNHYQDKPCGKRPKFANDGTSKNPSKIREPTLLQKLLSKEIKKDKSKLLQVFRFMVMNSFFEHWPEKPLEFPVITIKDPDSENVAAVETDTLLNGLESTPASGKNENERIDELDTAVDDVESGPIDGCESDGDNGGSASSSEGEDNQNENLYEKLEEGEITE, translated from the exons ATGAATCCGTTCTTCAACCAAATTCATGGCCGAGGAACACCCTCAAATCCTCCTCCCCAGCAG ACCATGCCGTTCAACCCAAATCACTTCCCTCACTTGCCAATCCCTTGCCCATCCCCGGCTTTTCCCAATCCTCAGAACCCTCAGCCTGTCAACATGGCTGCGCAATTTGGGGCAATGCAGCAGAACATGCACAACGCGCTTCAGAACCAGCAGGTTCTTGCCCTTGTGCAGCAGAATCTGAATCAGATTGTTGGTTTGTTAAATGGGCAGATTTGCCCACCAAACCCTGCTTTGGTTCCCCCTTTCAGCTCTGGAATTGTGAATCACCAAGGTGGTCTTGGTGTTGGTAGTTCTAGTTTTGGTAGTGGTGGTGCTAGTGGTGTGTTGCCAGGGAAAAATCATGAAATGCAGTCTTTTTCTGGTGTTCATGGTGGGGGGAGGAGTGGTGTGAGAGAATTTTCAGGTGCTAGTAGGATGTCAGGATCCCCGATGTCCGGGAGCCCAATGAAAGGTCAACATGGCAGGGGGAGGATGATGCCCCAGAATGGTGGACGTTACCAGCCTCAG GTCCGTCCTGTAAAGGATGGTGAAAGTGGTATTTTAAACACTGAAAGTTCTTCAAACAATAATTTCACAAAAACTTTCCATAGATCCGGGGAGAGAGAAGCAACACAAATGAG ATTTCAGAAATCCCAATTCCATCATGGTATATATGCTAAGGGGGGAGTCAGGCCTTTTGCTAAAAATGGTGGACAAG GCCAACAAAAttggaaagaaagaaaccatCAGTTTAACAAGGGCAGCAAGCAAGCTCCAATTGAATGCAAAAG GCCAATTCCTATAAACTATACTGAGAATGAAATCAAAGCATGGCGTGAAGCACGCAGGAAGAACTTCCCCACCAATGCCAACATTGCTAAG AAGTTGGCAGGAAATGTTAAAAATGTTGAAGATGCAGATGGAGATGATGCTAAATTGCGTCGTCAG CAACTTAAAGAAATCTTAGCCCAGCAGGCAAAGTTAG CGGATCGAAAGGATTTCCGACATGGAAGAAAGAGCTGGAATGCAAGAGGTAGACTGCAGAGGAATGACAACAAACGGCGAAACAATCACTACCAAGATAAGCCATGTGGTAAAAGGCCTAAGTTCGCAAATGATGGCACATCGAAAAACCCTTCTAAAATAAGAGAACCAACACTTCTGCAGAAACTTCTAAGCAAAGAGATTAAGAAAGACAAGAGCAAGCTTTTACAGGTTTTCAGGTTCATGGTCATGAATTCTTTCTTCGAACATTGGCCAGAGAAACCTCTGGAATTTCCAGTTATCACAATAAAAGATCCAGACAGCGAGAATGTGGCTGCTGTTGAGACAGATACACTTCTGAATGGACTAGAAAGCACTCCTGCCTCTGGAAAAAACGAAAATGAGAGGATTGATGAACTTGATACTGCTGTAGATGATGTAGAGTCTGGACCTATTGATGGTTGTGAGAGTGATGGGGACAATGGTGGAAGTGCAAGTTCCTCTGAAGGTGAAGATAACCAAAATGAAAATCTATATGAAAAATTAGAGGAAGGAGAAATCACTGAATAG